DNA from Microbacterium foliorum:
TTGTCGGACAGGATCTCGAGAACCTTGCCCTGCTTGCCGCGATCTCCGCCACGCTCCTGCGTCGCTCCGGTGATGACCTGAACCAGGTCACCCTTCTTGATCTTCGCCATGACTTAAATAACCTCCGGCGCCAGCGAGACGATCTTCATGAACTTCTTGTCACGAAGCTCGCGGCCGACCGGTCCGAAGATACGGGTGCCGCGGGGCTCCCCGTCGTTCTTCAGGATGACGGCGGCGTTCTCGTCGAACTTGATGTATGAACCGTCGGGACGGCGCGTGGACTTGACCGTGCGGACGATGACGGCCTTGACCACATCGCCCTTCTTGACGTTTCCGCCCGGGATCGCGTCCTTGACGGTCGCGACGATCGTGTCGCCGACACCGGCGTAACGACGCTTCGAGCCGCCGAGCACGCGAATCGTGAGCAGTTCCTTGGCGCCGGTGTTGTCGGCGACCTTGAGGCGCGATTCCTGCTGGATCACTTGGCCTTCTCCAGAATCTCCACCAGACGCCAGCGCTTCGTGGCGCTCAGCGGGCGGGTCTCGTTGATCAGGACGAGGTCGCCGATGCCGGCGGAGTTCGCCTCATCGTGCGCCTTGACCTTCGAGGTGCGGCGGATGACCTTGCCGTAAAGCGGGTGCTTCACGCGGTCCTCGACCTCGACCACGATGGTCTTGTCCATCTTGTCGCTGACGACGTAGCCGCGACGGGTCTTGCGGTAACCGCGAGCCGCGGAGTCGCGCACGTCGTGTGCAGCCGACTCGTGCCCTGCGGCCTGCGTCTCCACAGTCGCTTCCTTCTTGGTGGCCATCACTCAGCCTCTTCCTTTGCTTCGACAGGCTCAGCAGAGTCCACGGCCTTATCGCCCGCGGAGTCCGCCTTCTTCGCCTTCGACTTGGTCGCCTTCTTGGCCGGAGCCTCGACCGGAGCGGGCGTCGCACGGATGCCCAGCTCGCGTTCGCGGATCACGGTGTACAGGCGCGCGATGTCGCGCTTGACCGCGCGGATGCGGCCGTGGCTCTCCAGCTGGCCGGTGGCCGACTGGAAACGGAGGTTGAACAGCTCCTCCTTGGCCTTACGCAGCTCCTCGACGAGGCGCTGGTCTTCGAACGTGTCGAGCTCTGCCGGAGCGAGCTCCTTGGTGCCGATCGCCATTACGCGTCGCCCTCCTCGCGCTTGATGATGCGTGCCTTCAACGGCAGCTTGTGAATTGCACGGGTCAGTGCCTCGCGAGCGAGTTCCTCGCTCACACCGGCGACCTCGAAGAGGACGCGACCCGGCTTGACGTTGGCGACCCACCACTCCGGCGAACCCTTACCGGAACCCATGCGGGTCTCGGCAGGCTTCTTCGTGAGGGGACGGTCGGGGTAGATGTTGATCCACACCTTGCCGCCACGCTTGATGTGACGCGTGACCGCGATACGAGCGGACTCGATCTGACGGTTCGTCACGTAGGCAGGCGTGAGCGCCTGGATGCCGTACTCGCCGAAGGAGACCTTCGTGCCACCGGTCGCCTGGCCACTGCGGCCGGGGTGGTGCTGCTTACGGAACTTGACCTTGCGGGGAATAAGCATCAGGCAGACGCTCCTTCTGCGACGGGTGCCTCGTTGCGCGGTGCACGACGACGGTCGCCACCACGGTCATCACGACGAGCCTTGGGAGCGTTGGCCTGCTCGCGAGCGAGCTCCTTCGCCGTCAGGTCGCCCTTGTAGATCCAGACCTTCACACCGATGCGGCCGAAGGTGGTCTTGGCCTCATAGAAGCCGTAGTCGATGTTCGCGCGCAGCGTGTGCAGCGGCACACGACCCTCGCGGTAGAACTCCGAACGGCTCATCTCGGCGCCGCCGAGACGGCCGGAGACCTGGATGCGGATGCCCTTGGCACCAGCGCGCTGCGCGCCCTGGAGACCCTTGCGCATCGCACGACGGAACGCCACACGAGCAGAGAGCTGCTCGGCGATGCCCTGTGCGACGAGCTGAGCGTCGGCCTCGGGGTTCTTGACCTCGAGGATGTTCAGCTGGATCTGCTTGCCCGAGAGCTTCTCGAGGTCGCCACGGATGCGCTCGGCCTCGGCTCCACGACGACCGATCACGATGCCCGGACGGGCGGTGTGGATGTCGACGCGGACGCGGTCACGGGTGCGCTCGATCTCGATGTTCGAGACACCGGCGCGGTCCAGCTGCGTCTTCAGCAGGTTGCGGATCTTGATGTCCTCGGCGACGTAGTCGGCGTAACGCTGACCGGGCTTCGTCGAGTCCGAGAACCAGCGCGACACGTGGTCCGTGGTGATACCGAGACGGAAGCCGTACGGGTTTACCTTCTGTCCCATTACTTGCTCGCCTTCTTGTTGCTGTCGCCCTTGGCGGCCGGGGCCGCCTCCGGCGTCGAGAGCACGACCGTGATGTGGCTCGTGCGCTTCTTGATCTGGAAAGCGCGACCCTGTGCACGGGGCTGGAAACGCTTGAGCGTCGTGCCCTCGTCGACGTAGGCGTTAGCCACGTACAGGTCCTGCTCGTCGAGGAACTCTCCGTCGCGATCCGCCTTGACCTGCGCGTTGGCCATGGCCGACGCGACAAGCTTGTAGATCGGCTCGCTGGCGCTCTGCTGCGCGAACTTCAGGATGGCGAGAGCCTCCTGAGCCTGCTTGCCCTTGATGAGCGCGACGACACGACGAGCCTTCTGAGGGGTCACACGGATGTGTCGCACGCGTGCGATCGATTCGACCATCAGCGACGCCGTCCCTTCTTGTCGTCCTTCTCGTGGCCGCGGAAGGTGCGGGTGGGCGCGAACTCGCCCAGCTTGTGACCGACCATGGTCTCGGAGACAAACACGGGGATGTGCTTGCGACCGTCGTGGACCGCGATCGTGTGACCCAGCATGGCCGGGATGATCATGGACCGGCGAGACCAGGTCTTGATGACGTTCTTGGTGCCGGCTTCGTTCTGCACGACCACCTTGCGAAGCAGGTGATCGTCGACGAAGGGGCCCTTCTTAAGACTGCGAGGCATCTTCTCTTACTCCTACTTACGCTTCTTGCCGGCGTTACGACGACGCACGATGTACTTGTCGCTTTCCTTGTTGGCGTGACGGGTGCGACCCTCAGCCTGGCCCCACGGGGAGACGGGGTGACGTCCACCGGACGTCTTGCCCTCACCACCACCGTGCGGGTGGTCGACCGGGTTCATGGCGACACCACGCACGGTCGGGCGGACGCCCTTCCAGCGCATGCGGCCGGCCTTGCCCCAGTTGATGTTCGACTGCTCGGCGTTTCCGACCTCGCCGATGGTCGCGCGGCAGCGCGCATCGACGTTGCGGATCTCGCCCGAGGGCAGACGCAGCTGAGCGAAGTTGCCATCCTTGGCGACGAGACGGACGGATGCACCGGCCGAACGTGCCATCTTCGCGCCGCCACCGGGACGGAGCTCGATCGCGTGGATGACGGTACCCGTCGGGATGTTCTTCAGCGGGAGGTTGTTGCCCGGCTTGATGTCGGCGCCTGCACCCGACTCGATGACGTCGCCCTGCTTCAGCTTCGCCGGCGCGAGGATGTAGCGCTTCTCGCCGTCGAAGTAGTGCAGCAGCGCGATGCGTGCCGTGCGGTTGGGGTCGTACTCGATGTGAGCGACCTTGGCGTCCACGCCGTCCTTGTCATTGCGACGGAAGTCGATGACGCGGTACTGGCGCTTGTGGCCACCACCGATGTGACGGGTCGTGATGCGTCCCTGGTTGTTGCGACCACCGGTCTTCGAGAGCGGGCGCAGCAGCGACTTCTCCGGCGTCGATCGAGTGATCTCGGCGAAGTCAGCCACCGACGAGCCGCGACGGCCCGGGGTCGTGGGCTTGTACTTGCGAATAGCCATGATTGTCCTTATCCCCCGGATCAGCCGATTGCCGTGAAGATGTCGATGGTGCCCGACTTCAGGGTCACGATGGCGCGCTTGGTGTCCTTGCGCTTGCCCGTGCCGAAGCGGGTGCGGCGTGCCTTGCCGACGCGGTTGAGGGTGTTGACCCCTGCGACCTTGACGCCGAAGA
Protein-coding regions in this window:
- the rplN gene encoding 50S ribosomal protein L14 yields the protein MIQQESRLKVADNTGAKELLTIRVLGGSKRRYAGVGDTIVATVKDAIPGGNVKKGDVVKAVIVRTVKSTRRPDGSYIKFDENAAVILKNDGEPRGTRIFGPVGRELRDKKFMKIVSLAPEVI
- the rpsQ gene encoding 30S ribosomal protein S17 — protein: MATKKEATVETQAAGHESAAHDVRDSAARGYRKTRRGYVVSDKMDKTIVVEVEDRVKHPLYGKVIRRTSKVKAHDEANSAGIGDLVLINETRPLSATKRWRLVEILEKAK
- the rpmC gene encoding 50S ribosomal protein L29, translated to MAIGTKELAPAELDTFEDQRLVEELRKAKEELFNLRFQSATGQLESHGRIRAVKRDIARLYTVIRERELGIRATPAPVEAPAKKATKSKAKKADSAGDKAVDSAEPVEAKEEAE
- the rplP gene encoding 50S ribosomal protein L16 → MLIPRKVKFRKQHHPGRSGQATGGTKVSFGEYGIQALTPAYVTNRQIESARIAVTRHIKRGGKVWINIYPDRPLTKKPAETRMGSGKGSPEWWVANVKPGRVLFEVAGVSEELAREALTRAIHKLPLKARIIKREEGDA
- the rpsC gene encoding 30S ribosomal protein S3; this translates as MGQKVNPYGFRLGITTDHVSRWFSDSTKPGQRYADYVAEDIKIRNLLKTQLDRAGVSNIEIERTRDRVRVDIHTARPGIVIGRRGAEAERIRGDLEKLSGKQIQLNILEVKNPEADAQLVAQGIAEQLSARVAFRRAMRKGLQGAQRAGAKGIRIQVSGRLGGAEMSRSEFYREGRVPLHTLRANIDYGFYEAKTTFGRIGVKVWIYKGDLTAKELAREQANAPKARRDDRGGDRRRAPRNEAPVAEGASA
- the rplV gene encoding 50S ribosomal protein L22, with translation MVESIARVRHIRVTPQKARRVVALIKGKQAQEALAILKFAQQSASEPIYKLVASAMANAQVKADRDGEFLDEQDLYVANAYVDEGTTLKRFQPRAQGRAFQIKKRTSHITVVLSTPEAAPAAKGDSNKKASK
- the rpsS gene encoding 30S ribosomal protein S19, which translates into the protein MPRSLKKGPFVDDHLLRKVVVQNEAGTKNVIKTWSRRSMIIPAMLGHTIAVHDGRKHIPVFVSETMVGHKLGEFAPTRTFRGHEKDDKKGRRR
- the rplB gene encoding 50S ribosomal protein L2, which gives rise to MAIRKYKPTTPGRRGSSVADFAEITRSTPEKSLLRPLSKTGGRNNQGRITTRHIGGGHKRQYRVIDFRRNDKDGVDAKVAHIEYDPNRTARIALLHYFDGEKRYILAPAKLKQGDVIESGAGADIKPGNNLPLKNIPTGTVIHAIELRPGGGAKMARSAGASVRLVAKDGNFAQLRLPSGEIRNVDARCRATIGEVGNAEQSNINWGKAGRMRWKGVRPTVRGVAMNPVDHPHGGGEGKTSGGRHPVSPWGQAEGRTRHANKESDKYIVRRRNAGKKRK